GGTCCTTGGCGGCCTGGCGGTTCTGGCTCATCATGATTATCGGCGCCTGGATGGCCGCCAGGCAGGAGAGCACCAGGTTCAACAGGATGAAGGGGTAGGGATCGAAGGGGCGACTCATGAGCAGAAAGGCGTTCAGACCGATCCACCCCAGGAGAATCGTGAAGAAGATGATGATGAACCGCCAACTCCCGCCGAAGGAGGCGATTTTGTCCGCCGTCCGCTGGCCCAGGGTCAGCCTGCCCTCGAACTCCTCGTTGACGTCCTTGCTCAGGAGCTCCTGGTGGCTCAGGCTGCGCACGACGTTGGCCTCGAGGTCGGTGAGCTCGCCGAGGTCGCTCTGGATCAGGCGCTCCACGTAGAGCGCCCGGTAGCGGTTGAGGTCGTCGTTGCAGATGGGCTGGGACGGGTCCCAGTCGGGATGGTCTTTTTTAATGAGCTCCACCAGGCTGGGGCGCACCGCCTCCCCGGGCACCAACTCGGCGGCGGGAAGCCGTCGGCCGCAGACGGGGCAGACGTCGTCCGGTTTCACGGCGGGCATGGCTTATCCTCCGTCTCAGTGGGTCAGGGCGTAGATGATGATGTTGACGCCCATCTCGAGGGCCGCCTCGCGGATTTCCCAGGGGTCCTTGTGCACCTCGGGGTCCTCCCAGCCGTCGCCCAGATCGCACTCGTGGGTGTAGAAGAGGACGAGCCGGCCGTTCCGAAAGATTCCGTAGCCCTGGGGCGGCTCGCCGTCGTGCTCGTGGACCTTGGGCAGACCTTCAACGAAATCGAAGAAGCAGTGGTAGATGGGGTGGTCGAAGGGGAGCAGGACGAGCTCCTCGTCGGGGTACAGGCGAAGAATCTCCCGGCGGATGTAGGGGTCCAGTCCGTAGTTGTCGTCTATGTGGAGAAAGCCGCCTCCGTCCAGGTAGCGGCGGAGCTGCTCCAGCTCCAGAGGGGTGAAGCTGACGTTGCCGTGGCCGGTGAGGTAAAGGTAGGGGTAGTCGAAGAGCTCGGGGGTCGCCGGCTCCACCACGACCTCGTCGGGGGCGACCTCCAGCCCCGTCGAATCGTGGAGGAATTTCAACAGGTTGGGCAGGGAGCTGGGGTCGGAGTACCAGTCTCCGCCGCCGCCGTAGTGCAGCCGGGCGATGGTGAAGACCGCCGGGGGCTCGGCCGCCTGGACCGTCGCCGCGAAGAGGAGCAGAATGTAAAATGCCGCCTTTCTCATCCGGGGGGAATTATACCCGAAGACCGGGGAAAATTTCGCGAATCCCGCCGTGGGCGGCCAGGCTTTACAAAGGTACCGCATTGTGATAGTTTTAGCCGGTCCACTGCCATCTTTCCAAGGAGCATCCATGTTGCGGTGTCTGTTTCTGGCGGCGTCTCTCGTTTTTCTATTCACGGGCTGCGGTGGACCCAGCCTGTCCGGCGCGGCGGCCGACCTGGAGGACAAGGGCAACGCCCCGGAAGTGCGCCTGGCGGCGGTGGACGACCTCATCGCCACCGGCGACGCGGAGGCGGTAGCCCATCTGCACCGCGTTCTGGAGGACGAGGGAGAGGACCCGCGGATCCGGGCCAAAGCCGCGGGCGGGCTCGGCTCCTTCCAGAATCCCGACTCGGTTGATATTCTGGTCAAGGCTCTCGACGATCCCGACCCCGAGGTGCGCCGCCAGGCGGGACGCAGCCTGGTTCAGTTCGGCGAGCGGGCGGTGCAGCCGCTGATCCGCACCCTCGGCTTCACGCCCGAGGAATTGGATGACACGGAGCTCTACAACGCGGCCGAGGAGAGGCGCATCGCCGCCAGCCGCGCCCTGGTGGCCATCGGCGAGCCGTCCGTCGGCCCCCTGAACGCCGCCCTCGCCGAGTACGAGCGGGAGAGCTTCTACAAGGCCATGCTCGCCTTCGCCAACCCGAAGATGCCCCTTTACAAAGAGGTTACCGCCGCCATTCAGGGATACACACCCAATCCCGCCGAGGACTTCGCCGACACGAAGATAGACGGCGTGGGGCGCTTTTTGAACCGCATCGGCAACGAGAACGCCATCCCGCGCAAGTACATCACCCTGAGCCTCCAGTCGCTCCAGAAGCCGCCCCCCACGTACCTGGAGACCCTTCGTGCCGATTCCGCCTCGAACACGGCGCTGGAAGTCACCCAACGGGTGTTCGGGCAGCTCAAGATGAACGCCATCAACGCCCTCATCACCAAGCGCGAGAGCGAGGACAGGGCCCTGCAGGTGATGTGCACCCACTATCTGGGCTACCTGGGCCTCACCGAGGCCACCACGGCCCTGGTGGACATCCTCGCCGACACCACCGAGTACGCCGGGCAGGACGTCAAGAAGGTCGCCCTCGAATCCCTGGGGCGGATAGGCACCGCCAAGGCGATTTCCGCGCTCTTCGACGCGCTGAAGTACCCCGACCTGCGCGAGACGGCGGCGGACATGCTCGAGGCCAACGGCGCCCCGGCGACGAAGCTCCTGTTGGCCAGGCTGTCGGACCCCGATCCCAAGCTCCGCGCCTTCGCCATCTGGTTCTTCGGCTACACGCAAAACCGGGACCTGCAACTGGCGGCCCTGCCGAAGCTTTTGGAAAATCTGACCCAGGAGGTCAAGGTTCTGCGGGAGAACGCCGCCGTGGCCCTGGGGAAGATGCCCGCCGTGGCCTTCGAGAAAGTCGCGGCCCTGGCCGCCGACGAGCGTCCCGAGGTGCGCCAGGCCGTGGCCATCGCCCTGGGCGAGATGGCCGTCCCCGAGGCCGGGCCATACCTTGACGAGCTGGCCGCGGACGGGAACGAAAACGTGGCCCAGTCGGCCCGGGAGGCGCTTTTGAGGCTGTAGGGCTATGCGTGAACCGAATAAAAGGGATGCGACGGGGTCGCATCCCTTATGAGTCATTGTAGCGTGCTGTGCCTAACGTGGAAACCATGCAAAAGTTTTGCCCTCGCCTAACGGCGGGGGAGTTTTTCATTCATCCAATGGCGGGGTAAGGTTCAGTCTTCCCACAGCTTCGGTTACATGTTCCGGCCAGATAAAGATACGGTTGTAGGGTTTCACCTTGTAGTAATTCTGAGGGTAGAATATCTCACGCGTGGTCATGTCAACGCAGAAGCGCTCGACCCATCCGTATTTCTCTTTTGAGGTTGACGTCTTGCCGGCCGTCAGTTTCTTGGTGACCTCATACAGCTTCATGCACATCCGATACTCATAGCCTGGCACATAATGTTCTTCGGCCCACGCCCCCTTCTTCTTTTCAAAAGCTTCCCTCGCCGCCCGGTGAAGCATTTCGAGGTCAACGTGCTTTGGCAGGCTGGGATATATGGGAAATGATGCGGCCCAGCCAGATTCAACCATGAGAAGATTGAATGTTGCGCGTTGCCCGAGGGACATCGAGTCACGCTCTTTGGGGGTGTAGTAAGGAGAGACGTAGGCGAGTAGTCGTCCGTACTGGTCGTAGTGTTCATCTGCGGCCCACAGAAACACGTTACGTTTCTTTCCGTTCGATTTCGTCAGCTTCTCCTCGATTAACCCCTCGAATACCTTTTTTGCGGCCTCGCCCTGCGTCTTTTGAAGTGTGCCTGCGCTACCCGTTGCGAGTTTCGGAAGCAGATGTTGTGCCAGGCCTTCATTGACTGGCGACTTGCCTTCCATGATCCAGTCGGCTAACTGGGTCAGCTTTGGATCGTGGTTTGAGGGATTGCCCATATAATGGGTTTCAGGTGTGTCTATACTCAGCATCCGGATTGAGGTTAAAACCTTGGGGGTGTCCCCGTCGGTCAAACTCGAGTACCTCGTATCAGTCAGGGAATCGAGCTGGAATCCCATGGGGTCCCAGAATATTTTAACCTGAGACATGGCTGACCTCCCTATGTAAGCAGATGAGCGGTTGATAATCTTCTTTTACGACTAAGTGAAGTTAAATTATTGTTAAAGAAGCCTTTTTTGTCAAGGGTACTTCAGGCCGAATTTGCGCCGGTAGTAGTGGCGGGTGAGGGCCAGCACGAGGATGAGGAAGGGCAGAAACCAGGGGAAGAGCGCGGCGGCCGCCAGGGCGAAAACGCCCGTCGTGGCCGTGTAGGATAGCTTGAGCCACCTGCGTTTGCCGGTGAGCGCCGGGATGAAGAGCGGCAGGCTGATCCCCCCGGCGACGAGCGCCGGCCAGACGCCCCACAGGGCGGCCAGGGCCACGCAACCCGCCATCAGGCCCAGGGCGATCCAGGCCACGGCCCGGACCCCGAAGACCACGGCGGAGGTTCGCTCGCCGGATTCGGCGTCGCCCTCGGTGTCCACCGCCGTGGTGTTGGCGAAGACGGCACCTACCGCGAGGACGTAGGGCAGGCAGATCGTCGGGAAACCCCAGGTGAAGGGCAGGACGACCACGTAGCCCACCGCCACGTTCAAAAATCCGTTCCCGAGCCCGTTGGCCAGGATGTCCAGGACCGGCCGCCCCTTGAGCTTGAAGGGCGGCGTGTTGTAGAGGAATCCCAACAGGATGCTCACCAGGATGACCCACGTGTAGCCCGAATTCCAGAACCACAGGCAGCTCGCCAGGGCCAGCCCCTGGATGACCCCCTGGTACACCCAGGCCCTTTTTAAGGAGATGTAGCCGTCGCAGATCAGGTAGAGCTTGCGGTTGCGCCTGTCGGTTTGGCTGTCGTGAATCTGGTTGTTGACGTAGATGCCGCCGACGAGGAGGGAATAGGCGACGAAGACGACGGCGAGGTCGGGGGCGGGGTAGAGCTGGTCCAGCCAGCGGTAGGCGCCGATGAGGTCCAGGGCGTGGTAGTGACCCAGGAGTAGGAACAGCCAAACGGGGATGAGAATCATGGGGCGGAGGAGGAAGAAGTAGTCGAGGACGCAGAACCAGCGCGGCAGGCCGAGCCCGCGGTTGGTTTTGGGCCGGTCGAAGGGAACCTTTCCCTCCTCGTGGGGGTATTTACCCAATCCCCTCCCGGTCGGCAAAAAGCCGCCGAGACAGCGCAGCGGCGGGCTGGAGCGGGGTACCGGGATCGAACCGGCGACGTTCAGCTTGGGAAGCTGACATTCTACCGCTGAATTAACCCCGCCTGGAACTATTTATAGCACAGCCCCGACACCGTGTAAAGCAATTTCAAATCCGTATTGTAATAGACACCGGTTCCTGCTATACTTATCCAATTTGAGCGCAAGGCAACGTTCTGCCAAAAAATTTTTCAAATGCCAAAGCTCGGCCCTGCGAGCGCCGAGCGGAAGCCACCCAGGAGGGTAGAGATGAAGAAGCTTTTAGCGCTAGTGGTGCTTATCCCGGTCCTGGTTCTTGCGCAGGATTGGGCCGGCGTCCAGCGCTCGACCTACGACCCGCAGACCCCCCAGGACAGGGGG
This sequence is a window from bacterium. Protein-coding genes within it:
- a CDS encoding DUF4159 domain-containing protein produces the protein MRKAAFYILLLFAATVQAAEPPAVFTIARLHYGGGGDWYSDPSSLPNLLKFLHDSTGLEVAPDEVVVEPATPELFDYPYLYLTGHGNVSFTPLELEQLRRYLDGGGFLHIDDNYGLDPYIRREILRLYPDEELVLLPFDHPIYHCFFDFVEGLPKVHEHDGEPPQGYGIFRNGRLVLFYTHECDLGDGWEDPEVHKDPWEIREAALEMGVNIIIYALTH
- a CDS encoding DUF1003 domain-containing protein — encoded protein: MPAVKPDDVCPVCGRRLPAAELVPGEAVRPSLVELIKKDHPDWDPSQPICNDDLNRYRALYVERLIQSDLGELTDLEANVVRSLSHQELLSKDVNEEFEGRLTLGQRTADKIASFGGSWRFIIIFFTILLGWIGLNAFLLMSRPFDPYPFILLNLVLSCLAAIQAPIIMMSQNRQAAKDRLHSQRDYEVNLKSEIEIRSLGERLDHIIHHQWQRLLEIQEVQTDLMEELVKLKGETTGRAGEDGPAR
- a CDS encoding UbiA family prenyltransferase yields the protein MGKYPHEEGKVPFDRPKTNRGLGLPRWFCVLDYFFLLRPMILIPVWLFLLLGHYHALDLIGAYRWLDQLYPAPDLAVVFVAYSLLVGGIYVNNQIHDSQTDRRNRKLYLICDGYISLKRAWVYQGVIQGLALASCLWFWNSGYTWVILVSILLGFLYNTPPFKLKGRPVLDILANGLGNGFLNVAVGYVVVLPFTWGFPTICLPYVLAVGAVFANTTAVDTEGDAESGERTSAVVFGVRAVAWIALGLMAGCVALAALWGVWPALVAGGISLPLFIPALTGKRRWLKLSYTATTGVFALAAAALFPWFLPFLILVLALTRHYYRRKFGLKYP
- a CDS encoding thermonuclease family protein, with the translated sequence MSQVKIFWDPMGFQLDSLTDTRYSSLTDGDTPKVLTSIRMLSIDTPETHYMGNPSNHDPKLTQLADWIMEGKSPVNEGLAQHLLPKLATGSAGTLQKTQGEAAKKVFEGLIEEKLTKSNGKKRNVFLWAADEHYDQYGRLLAYVSPYYTPKERDSMSLGQRATFNLLMVESGWAASFPIYPSLPKHVDLEMLHRAAREAFEKKKGAWAEEHYVPGYEYRMCMKLYEVTKKLTAGKTSTSKEKYGWVERFCVDMTTREIFYPQNYYKVKPYNRIFIWPEHVTEAVGRLNLTPPLDE
- a CDS encoding HEAT repeat domain-containing protein, whose protein sequence is MLRCLFLAASLVFLFTGCGGPSLSGAAADLEDKGNAPEVRLAAVDDLIATGDAEAVAHLHRVLEDEGEDPRIRAKAAGGLGSFQNPDSVDILVKALDDPDPEVRRQAGRSLVQFGERAVQPLIRTLGFTPEELDDTELYNAAEERRIAASRALVAIGEPSVGPLNAALAEYERESFYKAMLAFANPKMPLYKEVTAAIQGYTPNPAEDFADTKIDGVGRFLNRIGNENAIPRKYITLSLQSLQKPPPTYLETLRADSASNTALEVTQRVFGQLKMNAINALITKRESEDRALQVMCTHYLGYLGLTEATTALVDILADTTEYAGQDVKKVALESLGRIGTAKAISALFDALKYPDLRETAADMLEANGAPATKLLLARLSDPDPKLRAFAIWFFGYTQNRDLQLAALPKLLENLTQEVKVLRENAAVALGKMPAVAFEKVAALAADERPEVRQAVAIALGEMAVPEAGPYLDELAADGNENVAQSAREALLRL